The proteins below are encoded in one region of Paenibacillus sp. YYML68:
- a CDS encoding ATP-binding protein: MSDFVDLTGRKGPISVSEQLEPTFPPSPKSNVPSYEALKGQLTEASILVDDIVLKNYLTKLTDLEILPLPDSLKQISDIRLFKITEMVYQNNEYSTYKFASVFNAVQSLNCGLFVIADSNGQKTDFYMGVRALDDKRTTKSLKDTLRNALRGQFPGVKTEDLLDSAAEDFLAGIQSGNIASVSCVANNKDAEFTDNDRFIQGLDKLVLAMQGQRYTAVVLAKSTPTAQLAETRRAYENMYTQLSPFANMQLSYGTNTAMNVSNAFSQGTTTGTSHSTNRSTQTGTSRSTSLTINESETKTDTATMVIKGAGAALLGAASIVTAPLTGGASLVAAGAIMAGHVGLSAINSKSTTKGTSTNESYSSSSSETFGESNTTNESTSENSTMTMGLASGTSDNMQLTMQNKTLINTLERIDQQLKRIDECESLGMWECATYFLSDSQETAEMAASTYRALMKGEKSGVETSAINFWGRQHTKQIPMLREYITNFIHPVFTYQSHSTRLPVTASSLVSGNELAIQMGLPRKSVCGFPVIEHADFGREVVKYNQRRNRESSFILGNVFSMGSETNTEVRLDRDSMTMHTFVTGSTGSGKSNTVYELLKQLRNVYDIPFLVVEPAKGEYKNIFGQFADVSVYGTNPKKNDLLRINPFRFPSDIHVLEHLDRLVELFNVCWPMYAAMPAILKEAMERSYTCVGWNLSASENPKGDLYPNFADVLEQIENVINESQYSSDSKGDYSGALCTRVRSLTNGLNGLIFTSDDLTDTELFDKRVIVDLSRVGSTETKSLIMGLLVMKLNEYRMTTGQTNSPLKHITVLEEAHVLLKRTSSEQSAESSNLLGKSVEMLSNSIAEMRTYGEGFIIADQSPGLLDMSVIRNTNTKIILRLPERSDRELVGYAANLDEEQIAELSKLERGVAAIYQNDWAEPVLVKVNKCGIDEKQYNSKVIDTLADARKVWTQLLSLLIQGRVSERLDFNLCEIESGLTLLHLSSQNREFVEEQIIEYQTEGQLSLWSPTEFIKLSRRITGLLGVRVQVESFVTTSVNNTELTRRLATLVEQFVSPASEEVILAISQCLMKDISAQQEESEIRERIYMQWIDDVKVSFAKNGGVNI, from the coding sequence ATGAGTGATTTTGTGGATTTGACCGGTAGGAAGGGGCCTATATCGGTGAGCGAACAGTTGGAGCCAACGTTTCCTCCATCGCCTAAAAGCAATGTTCCAAGTTATGAAGCACTGAAAGGTCAACTTACCGAAGCAAGCATACTTGTTGATGACATCGTGCTCAAAAACTATTTAACCAAGCTGACTGATCTTGAAATTCTTCCGCTACCGGATAGTCTGAAACAAATTAGTGATATTCGTTTGTTTAAAATAACGGAAATGGTTTACCAAAATAATGAATATTCCACCTACAAGTTCGCCTCGGTTTTCAATGCGGTTCAAAGCCTGAACTGCGGTTTGTTCGTTATTGCAGACAGCAACGGACAGAAAACCGACTTTTATATGGGCGTTCGCGCACTTGATGATAAAAGGACAACAAAATCACTCAAAGATACGTTAAGAAATGCGTTGCGTGGTCAGTTTCCCGGAGTTAAGACGGAAGATCTTCTCGACTCCGCCGCGGAGGACTTTCTTGCAGGGATTCAATCTGGAAATATTGCATCGGTCTCATGCGTCGCCAACAATAAAGATGCTGAATTCACTGACAACGACAGGTTTATTCAAGGGCTCGACAAGTTAGTACTGGCCATGCAGGGTCAGCGTTATACAGCCGTTGTGTTAGCCAAGAGTACGCCGACCGCTCAGTTAGCAGAAACCCGCCGTGCTTATGAAAATATGTACACACAGCTTTCGCCGTTTGCTAATATGCAACTGAGCTATGGAACGAATACCGCAATGAATGTCTCAAATGCCTTTTCTCAAGGAACGACAACAGGTACTTCGCATTCGACAAACCGCTCGACCCAAACCGGTACTAGTCGTTCAACCAGTCTAACGATAAACGAATCGGAAACAAAGACGGATACAGCTACCATGGTAATAAAAGGGGCCGGTGCAGCATTGCTTGGCGCAGCTAGTATTGTTACCGCTCCGCTAACCGGAGGCGCAAGTCTTGTTGCAGCAGGAGCGATTATGGCAGGCCATGTTGGTCTTAGTGCGATTAATTCAAAGTCAACAACGAAAGGTACATCCACGAACGAAAGTTATTCTAGTAGTTCATCGGAGACGTTTGGGGAATCAAATACGACGAATGAAAGTACGAGCGAAAACAGCACGATGACCATGGGACTAGCGTCCGGAACATCTGATAATATGCAGCTTACGATGCAAAATAAAACGCTTATTAACACGCTTGAGCGGATTGACCAGCAGTTAAAGCGTATTGATGAGTGCGAAAGTCTTGGTATGTGGGAATGCGCTACTTATTTCTTGTCAGATAGCCAAGAGACGGCGGAGATGGCGGCAAGCACATATCGAGCCTTGATGAAGGGCGAGAAGTCTGGTGTTGAAACATCGGCAATTAACTTTTGGGGGCGGCAGCATACAAAACAGATTCCTATGCTTCGCGAGTACATTACGAACTTTATTCACCCCGTCTTTACATATCAATCGCATTCGACGAGGTTACCCGTGACAGCTTCGTCGCTGGTTAGCGGCAACGAACTTGCGATTCAGATGGGTCTTCCCCGTAAATCGGTATGTGGTTTTCCTGTCATTGAACACGCCGATTTCGGTCGAGAAGTAGTCAAATATAATCAGCGTCGTAATCGCGAGAGTAGCTTTATTCTTGGTAATGTTTTCTCAATGGGGAGCGAGACGAATACCGAGGTGCGACTTGATCGCGATTCTATGACCATGCATACGTTTGTGACAGGCTCGACTGGTTCCGGTAAAAGCAATACTGTGTACGAACTACTCAAGCAATTAAGGAATGTGTACGATATACCGTTCTTGGTAGTTGAGCCAGCTAAGGGTGAGTACAAAAACATATTTGGGCAATTTGCAGATGTATCTGTCTATGGGACTAATCCTAAGAAGAATGATTTGCTTCGGATTAATCCTTTTCGGTTTCCGTCTGATATTCATGTATTGGAGCATTTAGACCGGCTTGTTGAATTATTTAATGTATGCTGGCCGATGTATGCCGCAATGCCTGCCATACTAAAGGAAGCAATGGAGCGTTCCTATACCTGTGTCGGCTGGAATTTAAGCGCTTCTGAGAATCCTAAGGGTGATCTATACCCAAACTTTGCAGATGTATTGGAGCAGATTGAGAACGTAATAAATGAATCTCAATACTCGTCTGACAGCAAGGGAGATTACTCTGGTGCACTGTGTACCCGTGTGCGATCGCTGACGAATGGGTTGAATGGTCTCATTTTCACAAGTGATGATTTAACAGACACCGAGTTGTTCGACAAGAGAGTGATTGTGGATTTGAGCCGTGTTGGATCAACTGAAACAAAGTCGCTCATCATGGGGCTACTCGTTATGAAACTCAACGAATACCGGATGACTACAGGTCAAACGAACAGTCCGCTTAAACATATTACTGTGCTTGAGGAAGCACATGTCTTATTAAAGCGAACATCATCAGAACAGTCTGCTGAGAGTTCCAATCTCCTCGGTAAATCGGTAGAAATGCTTTCCAATTCAATTGCTGAGATGAGAACATACGGGGAAGGCTTTATTATCGCTGACCAGTCACCAGGATTATTAGATATGTCGGTCATTCGCAACACGAATACCAAAATTATTTTGAGGTTGCCGGAACGAAGTGACCGTGAGCTTGTAGGGTATGCTGCAAATTTGGATGAAGAACAGATTGCCGAACTGTCAAAGTTGGAGCGTGGTGTAGCGGCTATTTACCAGAATGATTGGGCAGAGCCAGTTTTAGTTAAGGTGAATAAATGTGGTATTGATGAAAAGCAGTACAACAGCAAGGTAATTGATACGTTGGCAGATGCCCGTAAAGTTTGGACACAACTCCTGTCGTTGCTCATTCAGGGTAGAGTAAGTGAGCGATTGGACTTCAATTTATGTGAAATTGAAAGTGGTTTGACTTTGCTTCACTTATCTTCCCAGAACAGAGAATTTGTTGAGGAGCAGATTATTGAGTATCAAACAGAGGGGCAATTGTCCTTGTGGAGTCCTACCGAATTTATTAAGCTTTCCCGCCGTATTACAGGATTGCTGGGTGTTCGTGTGCAGGTCGAAAGTTTTGTGACAACTTCCGTTAACAACACTGAACTGACTAGGAGGCTTGCCACACTTGTAGAACAATTCGTATCTCCTGCTTCCGAAGAAGTAATCCTTGCAATAAGTCAGTGCTTGATGAAGGATATTAGTGCACAGCAAGAGGAATCGGAGATTCGTGAACGGATTTACATGCAGTGGATCGATGATGTAAAGGTAAGCTTTGCGAAAAACGGTGGGGTGAATATATGA
- a CDS encoding HNH endonuclease — protein MSIASFNEITEISEKRVSDSPLGKMSEGKTFEKPMSDYDKPLGIVIENFRNCPIEGNNGHWDGERGDSKWIPDQNYVPAEVKGRTRSNPDGLTMGELLDKYDIDGGIVYKDGEPDFHDVSKGTVEIEPFSTERTDNFDRADIALAQQKGCTPEEVAQWRKDNNYTWHECRDMRTMQKVPNEIHANFPHSGGIAEAKKGQGEL, from the coding sequence ATGAGTATTGCATCGTTTAATGAAATAACGGAGATATCAGAGAAGCGGGTTTCCGACAGTCCGCTTGGCAAGATGTCGGAGGGAAAAACATTCGAAAAACCGATGAGCGATTATGATAAGCCATTAGGTATAGTGATTGAAAATTTCAGAAATTGTCCTATTGAAGGTAATAATGGACATTGGGACGGCGAACGTGGTGACTCCAAATGGATTCCCGACCAAAACTACGTCCCCGCTGAAGTGAAAGGAAGAACCCGTTCCAACCCGGATGGATTAACCATGGGGGAGTTGCTCGACAAATACGATATTGACGGTGGCATAGTTTATAAGGACGGTGAGCCTGATTTTCACGACGTCAGTAAAGGTACTGTTGAGATTGAGCCGTTTTCTACAGAACGAACGGATAATTTCGATAGGGCCGATATTGCGCTAGCCCAACAAAAAGGCTGCACTCCCGAAGAAGTTGCACAATGGCGTAAAGATAATAACTACACGTGGCACGAATGTAGGGACATGAGAACGATGCAGAAAGTCCCCAACGAAATCCATGCTAATTTTCCGCATAGTGGTGGAATTGCTGAAGCTAAGAAAGGGCAAGGTGAATTATAA
- a CDS encoding DMT family transporter, producing the protein MNSSIKALVQLGVAMIIIGSFVPVNKVIVEHLPVFLASELRLVIGAVVLIPLLLLQQGRFQHVTKRDLGVLFIQAFIGVFVFSICMLQGVKLTSGVESGIMTSTTPVIVAIIAYFLFKERLSRVQLLGIVLAMLGTLSIQALGAAGGSARDSGALLGNLLVLAAIGCEAVFLTFGRLASKGIRPVFMSTMMSVYGAVLFLPWAWRDLQQVELAHIPLEVWGLVLYSGLVVTVGAIILLHRSTSHVDSNTIGVFSALMPVSAIWFSAIGLGESFTWTHALGTMLVLAGVGLLTVQFGRKTVAKTTAKTTAPAQAAVPAAPEG; encoded by the coding sequence ATGAACAGTTCAATAAAGGCATTGGTTCAGCTAGGGGTAGCGATGATCATCATCGGCAGCTTCGTTCCTGTCAATAAGGTGATCGTCGAGCATTTGCCTGTTTTTCTCGCATCGGAGCTCAGGCTTGTCATCGGGGCTGTCGTTCTCATCCCGCTACTGCTGCTGCAGCAAGGCAGATTTCAGCATGTGACGAAGCGGGACCTTGGCGTGCTGTTCATCCAAGCATTCATCGGCGTATTTGTATTCAGCATATGTATGCTCCAAGGCGTGAAGCTGACCTCAGGTGTGGAGAGCGGAATTATGACGAGTACGACCCCGGTCATCGTCGCGATCATCGCGTACTTCTTATTCAAAGAGAGGCTGAGCCGCGTGCAGCTGCTTGGCATCGTGCTGGCGATGCTGGGTACATTATCGATCCAGGCGCTCGGAGCAGCGGGAGGATCGGCAAGAGATAGCGGAGCGCTGCTTGGTAACCTGCTCGTTCTGGCTGCTATCGGTTGTGAAGCCGTCTTTCTGACATTCGGCAGGCTGGCGTCGAAGGGAATTCGTCCTGTGTTCATGTCGACGATGATGAGTGTATATGGCGCGGTGCTGTTTTTGCCTTGGGCGTGGCGAGATCTTCAACAGGTGGAGCTGGCTCATATACCGTTGGAGGTATGGGGGCTCGTCCTCTATTCGGGTCTTGTCGTGACGGTCGGTGCGATTATACTTCTGCATCGAAGCACCTCGCACGTCGATTCGAACACAATCGGTGTATTCTCGGCGCTCATGCCGGTGAGTGCGATATGGTTCTCGGCTATCGGGCTTGGCGAGAGCTTCACGTGGACGCATGCGCTCGGCACGATGCTCGTGCTGGCAGGCGTAGGGCTGCTGACGGTTCAGTTCGGTCGTAAGACGGTAGCCAAGACAACTGCCAAGACAACAGCACCAGCTCAAGCAGCCGTACCAGCGGCACCTGAAGGCTAG
- a CDS encoding dynamin family protein, which translates to MKKVFVKYNPYKLETEITVDGKSLAQNSKLGEKAAKDSRLQDWVEELPRILIDEYNDTEFEVTFHGTMLDYEDLVDVFTKAYEKNELKATIKRKAAKETTDKEALIDDVFKQVQQGPFDELKDVEILSAFEHAKSSDFEVCVVATMSAGKSTLINSVLGAKLMPSKQEACTAIITRIKDITEDTVPFKAEVYNKEDELAETHAKLTYPIMERLNASENVSAIHVSGNIPFVSSEDVSLVLIDTPGPNNSRDLRHKKVQSELLGKSSKALVLYIMTGEFGTDDDNALLSRVAESMSVGGKQSKDRFIFVVNKLDDRKKEDGDTSHTLERVRAYLKNHGIENPNLFPASALPALNIRLITSGVDVDVDTIDETEMKIKKLNRNETLHFESYAALPLSIRGEINEQLSATRAAWNGRTNGNPEEALIHTGVVSIEAAIRQYVQKYAKTAKVKNIVDTFLHKLDEVGAFEETKRQLTQNREESKRIVNLIESIRKKIDDAQDAKNFKDTVDDAVIAVNDSSRDVVEDILQKFNDRILSRIDSLRHKELSLHDAEDEVERLHKFSQKLEPDFEVELDELIRNNIVNTAVALIEAYKKKLSSFSEELDYKNLTGVAIDPLKLMGGSFGHFVVRNIAKEKEVEDGEEWIENSSKRWYKPWTWLEESGYYRTKYKTIQYVPGEEMAQLYFVTVQKNLRLNGQEACKYALQQSKRIAERFNEEFTRLDDVLKAKLAELEDYVTDRDKADQRIRESEDKLNWLEQIKARVESILEI; encoded by the coding sequence AGCTTGGCGAGAAGGCTGCCAAAGACTCTCGTTTGCAGGATTGGGTGGAGGAACTACCCCGCATCCTCATCGACGAGTACAATGACACGGAGTTTGAAGTTACGTTCCACGGCACGATGCTCGACTACGAGGACTTGGTCGATGTATTCACAAAAGCATATGAGAAGAATGAGTTAAAAGCAACGATTAAGCGAAAAGCGGCCAAAGAAACTACGGATAAGGAAGCTCTCATCGATGATGTGTTCAAACAAGTCCAGCAAGGTCCGTTCGATGAGTTGAAGGATGTCGAGATCTTGAGCGCATTCGAGCATGCGAAGAGTAGCGATTTTGAGGTGTGTGTGGTCGCAACGATGAGCGCCGGCAAATCCACGTTGATCAACTCGGTGCTCGGTGCAAAGCTGATGCCCTCCAAGCAAGAAGCCTGTACTGCTATTATTACACGTATTAAGGATATCACCGAAGACACTGTGCCATTCAAAGCGGAAGTTTATAATAAAGAGGATGAGCTAGCCGAGACTCATGCCAAATTAACATATCCGATCATGGAACGTTTGAATGCCAGCGAAAATGTATCCGCCATTCATGTCTCAGGGAATATTCCGTTTGTTTCGTCGGAGGATGTTTCACTTGTACTCATAGATACGCCGGGGCCAAACAATTCACGTGACCTCAGACATAAGAAGGTACAGAGCGAACTTCTTGGCAAGTCATCCAAAGCGCTAGTTCTTTACATAATGACAGGCGAATTCGGTACGGATGATGACAATGCACTGTTGAGTCGGGTCGCTGAGAGTATGAGTGTGGGGGGCAAGCAGTCAAAAGATAGATTTATCTTCGTTGTAAATAAACTCGATGACCGCAAGAAAGAGGATGGCGATACAAGCCATACGTTAGAGCGTGTACGTGCTTACTTGAAAAACCATGGTATAGAGAATCCGAATTTATTCCCTGCCTCCGCCTTGCCTGCGCTGAACATCAGGCTCATTACAAGCGGAGTGGACGTGGACGTGGACACGATCGATGAGACTGAGATGAAGATCAAGAAGTTGAACCGCAACGAAACCTTGCATTTTGAATCGTATGCCGCGCTCCCCCTAAGCATTCGCGGTGAGATTAACGAACAGCTTTCGGCTACGCGAGCAGCATGGAACGGCAGAACTAATGGAAATCCGGAGGAAGCATTAATTCATACCGGCGTCGTTTCTATCGAAGCGGCCATTCGTCAGTATGTGCAGAAATACGCTAAAACGGCAAAAGTTAAAAATATTGTGGATACTTTTTTACACAAATTGGACGAGGTCGGCGCTTTCGAAGAAACAAAGCGCCAGCTTACTCAAAATCGTGAAGAAAGTAAGCGGATTGTAAACTTGATCGAATCGATCAGAAAGAAGATAGACGATGCACAAGATGCCAAAAACTTCAAGGATACGGTCGATGATGCGGTTATTGCGGTTAATGATTCTTCCAGAGATGTGGTGGAAGACATCCTTCAGAAGTTCAACGATCGGATCTTGAGTCGTATCGATAGCCTGCGCCATAAGGAGCTTTCTCTCCATGATGCTGAAGATGAAGTAGAACGGCTGCATAAGTTTTCGCAGAAGTTGGAGCCTGACTTTGAAGTAGAGTTGGATGAACTTATCCGAAATAACATTGTAAATACCGCCGTTGCATTGATTGAAGCCTATAAGAAAAAACTTTCCTCGTTCTCAGAAGAATTGGATTACAAGAATCTAACTGGAGTAGCAATTGATCCGTTAAAACTAATGGGCGGCAGCTTTGGTCATTTTGTAGTTCGAAACATAGCTAAAGAGAAGGAGGTTGAGGATGGTGAAGAGTGGATTGAGAATTCGAGTAAAAGATGGTATAAGCCATGGACGTGGCTTGAAGAGAGTGGGTACTACCGCACCAAATACAAGACGATTCAGTACGTTCCCGGAGAAGAGATGGCTCAACTATACTTTGTGACTGTACAGAAAAACTTACGCTTAAACGGTCAAGAAGCTTGCAAATATGCTCTTCAACAGTCGAAACGTATTGCAGAACGCTTCAACGAAGAATTCACGCGGCTCGACGATGTTCTCAAGGCCAAGCTAGCAGAGTTGGAGGACTATGTCACCGATAGGGATAAAGCCGATCAACGGATTCGTGAATCTGAGGACAAGCTGAATTGGTTGGAGCAAATCAAAGCTAGAGTAGAGTCGATTCTAGAAATATAA
- a CDS encoding nucleotide excision repair endonuclease, with protein sequence MITITIPEPEVTIYKQQDPQLSHIYGFTDFHLITREKGGIFMFYNDKDELLYVGKARKLRQRIKKHFEDTVSPIKNNREDVVKIAVCLVEDPVERAIYEIYIANTHQARFNTDVLVSG encoded by the coding sequence ATGATTACCATTACGATACCAGAGCCCGAAGTGACGATCTATAAGCAGCAGGACCCTCAGCTGAGCCATATTTACGGCTTCACCGACTTCCACCTCATTACGAGGGAGAAGGGTGGCATCTTCATGTTCTACAACGACAAGGACGAGCTGCTCTATGTGGGCAAGGCGCGGAAGCTGCGTCAGCGCATTAAGAAGCATTTCGAGGATACCGTTTCGCCGATCAAGAACAATCGGGAAGACGTGGTCAAGATCGCGGTATGCCTCGTCGAGGACCCGGTCGAGCGCGCGATCTATGAGATCTATATAGCGAATACGCATCAAGCGCGGTTTAACACGGACGTGCTGGTAAGCGGTTAG
- a CDS encoding DUF6953 family protein, with product MQEDKAPTAEDVADWMLNQLRSASILKQTEAVEYILHNFGEQFLYTNENGNESIDKEVKKRFKKLHGGKAAWDRDGFFWGWTSR from the coding sequence ATGCAAGAGGACAAGGCACCTACAGCCGAGGACGTCGCGGACTGGATGCTGAACCAGCTTCGATCGGCCAGTATATTGAAGCAGACCGAGGCTGTGGAATATATTCTACACAACTTCGGCGAGCAATTTTTGTACACGAATGAGAATGGCAACGAGTCGATCGACAAGGAAGTGAAGAAGCGATTCAAGAAGCTCCACGGTGGCAAGGCCGCCTGGGATCGCGACGGCTTCTTCTGGGGCTGGACGTCCCGCTGA